One Deltaproteobacteria bacterium genomic window carries:
- a CDS encoding NAD+ synthase has translation MPTNPPLLRRILTAFIRDEVRKVGIERVVIGLSGGVDSSVSALLAVEALGADNVLAIKMPYKASSVESVEHADALAAVGGFQLMQVEITAQIDAYFAGFPDADNMRRGNKMARERMTILYDHSARWKALVLGTSNKTELLLGYGTLHGDMASALNPIGDLYKTQVWALAREIGVPRSIIDKQPSADLWAGQTDEAELGFSYREVDALLYHMVDLRYAREELSAAGFADQFVQRVSDMVRHSQFKRRLPVIAKVSNRTIDRDFRYARDWGR, from the coding sequence ATCCCCACCAATCCGCCGCTGTTGCGGCGGATCTTGACCGCGTTCATTCGCGACGAAGTGCGCAAGGTCGGCATCGAGCGCGTCGTCATCGGCTTGTCGGGCGGTGTCGACTCGAGCGTCAGTGCGCTGCTCGCGGTCGAGGCCCTCGGTGCGGACAACGTGCTCGCCATCAAGATGCCGTACAAGGCGTCGAGCGTGGAGAGCGTTGAACACGCCGATGCGCTGGCGGCCGTCGGCGGCTTCCAACTCATGCAGGTAGAGATCACCGCGCAGATCGACGCCTACTTCGCCGGCTTCCCCGACGCCGACAATATGCGCCGCGGCAACAAGATGGCGCGCGAACGCATGACGATCCTCTACGATCACTCGGCGCGCTGGAAAGCCCTGGTGCTCGGCACCAGCAACAAGACCGAGCTGCTGCTCGGCTACGGCACTCTGCACGGCGACATGGCGTCGGCGCTCAACCCGATCGGCGATCTCTACAAGACCCAAGTGTGGGCGCTCGCGCGGGAGATCGGTGTGCCCCGCAGCATCATCGACAAGCAGCCGTCCGCCGACCTGTGGGCCGGACAGACCGACGAGGCGGAGCTCGGTTTCAGCTACCGCGAGGTCGATGCGCTGCTCTACCACATGGTCGACCTGCGCTATGCGCGTGAAGAACTGAGCGCGGCCGGATTTGCGGACCAGTTCGTCCAACGAGTCAGCGACATGGTGCGCCACTCGCAATTCAAGCGCCGGCTGCCGGTGATCGCCAAGGTATCCAATCGCACCATCGATCGCGACTTCCGCTACGCGCGCGATTGGGGCCGCTAG
- the nuoL gene encoding NADH-quinone oxidoreductase subunit L, with protein MKPVNVDYLRWIVFLPLLGAFLNGVPGAAIQRVAGRKAISLIACTPLLIAFAISVRAFVQLMQLPAENRLLLDHLWTWISVGSLRVNVAFQVDPLSAVMILVVTGVGGLIHIYSTGYMHDEKSYWRYFAFLNLFTFAMLTLALADNLLLMFVGWEGVGLCSYALIGFWYTDINNASAGSKAFIVNRIGDFGFTLGAFLLFWTLNNLGHGTLTFRELQEHAHLLDGQMIGSMSVATAVTLLFFVGATGKSAQIPLYVWLPDAMAGPTPVSALIHAATMVTAGVYMIGRTNFLFSMAPTTLHVVAWIGALTAFFAATIGLTQTDIKRVLAYSTVSQLGYMFLAMGVGAYAAGIFHLVTHAFFKACLFLGSGSVIHSMHGEQDMRKMGGLKKWMPITHWTFVLSTLAIAGFPLTSGFCSKDEILWKAFSSEHGSTPLWLVGFAGAGMTAFYMSRQVIMTFYGECHADHHTQEHLHESPPSMAYPLVVLAGLALFGGLLGWPTALGGGNRFEHWLEPLFSHGGHGGHAEHGSASMEYLLMAASVGCAAVGFLLARAMYLTKTLPVDTFANLANGTLYRWSYNKYYVDEFYAATVIAFTMFLSRVSSAFDTYVVDFLVNGAATVVRTGSWLNGLFDTYVIDGTVDGLATVTLGVGSRVRQLQSGSINGYLYVIAVATVVILLYRVM; from the coding sequence ATGAAGCCGGTAAACGTCGACTACTTACGCTGGATCGTGTTCCTCCCGTTGCTGGGCGCGTTCCTCAACGGCGTGCCGGGCGCGGCGATTCAGCGCGTGGCCGGCAGGAAGGCGATTAGCCTGATTGCCTGCACGCCGCTGCTGATCGCGTTCGCCATCTCGGTGCGCGCGTTCGTGCAGTTGATGCAGTTGCCGGCGGAGAACCGACTGTTGCTTGATCATCTCTGGACCTGGATCAGCGTCGGTTCGCTGCGGGTCAACGTTGCCTTCCAGGTCGATCCGCTGTCGGCAGTGATGATCCTGGTCGTCACCGGAGTTGGTGGCCTGATTCACATCTACTCGACCGGCTATATGCACGACGAGAAATCCTACTGGCGCTACTTCGCGTTCCTGAATTTGTTCACCTTCGCGATGCTGACGCTGGCGCTGGCCGACAACCTGCTCCTGATGTTCGTCGGCTGGGAAGGCGTCGGGCTGTGCTCGTACGCCCTGATCGGGTTCTGGTACACCGACATCAACAATGCGAGCGCCGGGAGCAAGGCATTCATCGTCAACCGCATCGGCGATTTTGGTTTCACGCTCGGCGCCTTCTTGTTGTTCTGGACGCTCAACAACCTCGGCCACGGGACGCTCACCTTTCGGGAGTTGCAGGAGCACGCGCACCTCCTCGATGGGCAGATGATCGGCTCGATGAGCGTGGCGACGGCGGTGACGCTGTTGTTCTTCGTCGGGGCCACCGGCAAGTCGGCGCAGATTCCGTTGTACGTGTGGCTGCCCGACGCCATGGCGGGTCCGACTCCTGTGAGCGCACTGATCCATGCTGCGACCATGGTGACCGCCGGTGTCTACATGATCGGCCGCACCAATTTTTTGTTCTCGATGGCGCCGACGACGTTGCACGTGGTGGCCTGGATTGGGGCGCTCACCGCATTCTTCGCGGCCACCATTGGCCTGACGCAGACCGACATCAAACGCGTGCTGGCGTATTCCACCGTGAGTCAGCTCGGCTACATGTTCCTGGCGATGGGCGTCGGCGCGTACGCCGCCGGCATCTTTCACTTGGTGACTCACGCCTTCTTCAAAGCCTGTCTGTTCCTGGGTTCGGGCAGCGTGATCCATTCGATGCATGGCGAACAGGACATGCGCAAGATGGGTGGCTTGAAGAAATGGATGCCGATCACGCACTGGACGTTCGTGCTCTCCACGCTCGCCATCGCCGGCTTCCCGCTAACGTCGGGATTTTGTTCGAAGGATGAAATCTTGTGGAAGGCGTTCTCGAGCGAGCACGGCAGCACGCCGCTGTGGCTGGTGGGGTTCGCTGGCGCCGGGATGACGGCATTCTACATGTCGCGCCAAGTCATCATGACCTTCTACGGCGAGTGCCACGCGGATCATCACACGCAAGAACATCTGCACGAGTCGCCGCCGTCGATGGCCTACCCGCTGGTGGTCCTCGCGGGCCTCGCGTTGTTTGGCGGCTTGCTGGGATGGCCGACGGCGCTCGGCGGCGGCAATCGCTTCGAGCACTGGTTGGAACCGCTGTTCAGTCATGGTGGTCATGGCGGCCATGCCGAACACGGCAGCGCGTCGATGGAGTACCTGCTGATGGCCGCGTCGGTCGGCTGCGCCGCCGTGGGCTTTCTGCTCGCGCGCGCGATGTATCTCACTAAGACGCTGCCGGTCGATACGTTCGCGAACCTCGCCAACGGCACGCTCTATCGCTGGTCGTACAATAAGTACTACGTCGATGAATTCTATGCGGCAACGGTGATCGCCTTCACCATGTTCTTGTCGCGCGTGTCCTCGGCTTTCGATACGTACGTCGTCGACTTCCTCGTCAACGGCGCCGCGACGGTGGTCCGCACCGGGTCGTGGCTCAATGGGTTGTTCGACACCTATGTGATCGACGGGACGGTCGACGGGCTAGCGACGGTGACGCTCGGCGTCGGATCACGGGTACGGCAGCTGCAGTCCGGCAGCATCAACGGCTACCTCTATGTGATCGCCGTGGCGACGGTGGTGATTCTGCTCTATCGCGTCATGTGA
- a CDS encoding NADH-quinone oxidoreductase subunit N, with translation MSLDNVQSLAYLVPELVLATTILVVFIGDLVLKAKERLGEIALVGTAVALVAVARVSGSADTWLFNRMIVHDQFAIFFKVVFSLATITTILMSLSSREVQRSSQGEYYGILLSSLLGLFFMASASNLLMAYLSLEFVSLTSYVLTGIIKHSRRSGEAALKYLIYGGVASGTMIYGMSWIFGLAGSMDYAQINAALSHSTGNQLALFVALVLTFAGFGYKIAAAPFHMWAPDVYQGAPIPITAFLSVGSKAGGFALLIRFFYPAISQLGPNGAWTALPGIEWPQLVLVFSMITMTLGNLAALSQTNLKRLLAYSSIAHAGYILMGFVVVSNEGLRAMLFYLIAYYLMNIGAFLVVMIVANSTGREDIDGYRGLAWRGGSLPAVAMAIFLFSLAGLPPMGGFIGKFYLFAAVIQQHFYALAVVGVVNSVVSLYYYARIVRAMFLDQPTGDEGAVTVGVQDGVVLGLLAGATLTLGVYWSPVMGFVERSLHFFVG, from the coding sequence ATGAGCCTCGATAACGTACAGAGCCTGGCGTACCTTGTGCCGGAGCTGGTGCTGGCCACCACGATCCTGGTGGTGTTCATCGGCGACCTGGTGCTGAAGGCCAAGGAACGGCTGGGCGAAATCGCGTTGGTCGGTACCGCGGTGGCGCTCGTGGCGGTGGCGCGCGTATCGGGCTCGGCGGATACGTGGCTGTTCAATCGCATGATCGTCCACGATCAGTTCGCGATCTTCTTCAAGGTGGTGTTCTCGTTGGCGACGATCACGACGATCTTGATGTCGCTGTCGTCGCGCGAAGTGCAGCGGTCGAGCCAGGGCGAGTACTACGGCATCCTGTTGTCGAGCCTGCTCGGCCTGTTCTTCATGGCATCGGCGTCGAATCTGTTGATGGCGTACCTGTCGCTCGAGTTTGTCAGCCTGACGTCGTACGTCCTCACCGGAATCATCAAACACAGCCGGCGCTCGGGCGAGGCGGCACTGAAGTATCTCATCTACGGCGGCGTCGCCTCCGGCACGATGATCTACGGCATGAGTTGGATCTTCGGTTTGGCCGGCAGCATGGACTACGCGCAGATCAACGCCGCGCTCAGCCACAGCACCGGCAATCAGCTCGCGCTGTTCGTCGCCTTGGTGCTGACGTTCGCCGGCTTCGGCTACAAGATCGCCGCCGCGCCGTTCCACATGTGGGCGCCGGACGTTTACCAAGGCGCGCCGATTCCGATCACCGCATTTCTCTCGGTCGGTTCGAAGGCCGGCGGATTCGCGCTGCTGATCCGCTTCTTCTATCCGGCGATCTCGCAGTTGGGACCGAACGGCGCGTGGACTGCGCTCCCCGGCATCGAATGGCCGCAACTCGTCCTGGTGTTCTCGATGATCACGATGACACTCGGCAACCTCGCCGCGCTGTCGCAGACGAATCTCAAACGCCTGCTGGCCTATTCGAGCATCGCGCACGCGGGCTACATCCTCATGGGCTTCGTCGTGGTCAGCAACGAGGGGTTGCGCGCGATGTTGTTCTACCTGATCGCCTACTATCTGATGAACATCGGCGCGTTCCTGGTGGTGATGATCGTAGCGAACAGCACCGGGCGCGAAGACATCGACGGCTACCGCGGCCTCGCCTGGCGCGGCGGCTCGCTCCCGGCCGTGGCGATGGCGATCTTTCTGTTCTCGCTCGCGGGGCTGCCGCCGATGGGTGGGTTCATCGGCAAGTTCTATCTCTTCGCCGCCGTCATCCAGCAGCACTTCTACGCGCTGGCGGTGGTCGGCGTGGTCAACAGTGTGGTGTCGCTCTACTACTACGCGCGCATCGTGCGAGCGATGTTCCTCGATCAGCCAACGGGCGACGAAGGGGCGGTGACGGTTGGTGTGCAAGACGGCGTGGTGCTCGGGCTCCTCGCCGGCGCCACGTTGACTCTGGGCGTTTACTGGAGCCCGGTGATGGGTTTCGTCGAACGGTCGTTGCACTTTTTCGTCGGCTGA
- a CDS encoding NADH-quinone oxidoreductase subunit I encodes MKKRTYLGNIVETASTVFEGLAVTFSHFVRKPFTIQYPDRMDVRVQDTLPFRYRGILEVDLEICTGCLACERACPIDCIVIDSKKDPQTKAMVLTRFDIDMAKCMYCGLCSEPCPTGSIHHTPEFEGSDFSLESLVRRFVKDPVIAYKPKKGPEDDPEIKPLLDRGLRYVGEFAAPEGATPGETEPQ; translated from the coding sequence ATGAAGAAGCGCACCTACCTCGGCAACATCGTCGAAACCGCCAGCACGGTTTTCGAAGGGTTGGCGGTGACGTTCTCGCACTTCGTGCGTAAGCCGTTCACCATTCAGTACCCCGATCGCATGGACGTGCGCGTGCAGGACACGCTGCCGTTTCGCTATCGAGGCATCCTCGAAGTCGATCTGGAAATCTGCACCGGCTGCTTGGCGTGCGAGCGGGCGTGCCCGATCGATTGTATCGTCATCGACTCGAAGAAGGATCCGCAGACCAAGGCAATGGTGCTGACCCGCTTCGACATCGATATGGCGAAGTGCATGTACTGCGGGCTCTGCAGCGAGCCGTGTCCGACTGGTTCCATCCATCACACGCCCGAGTTCGAAGGGTCGGACTTCTCTCTCGAGAGTTTGGTGCGCCGCTTCGTGAAGGATCCGGTGATTGCCTATAAGCCGAAGAAGGGTCCGGAGGACGATCCGGAGATCAAGCCGCTGCTTGATCGCGGCCTGCGCTACGTCGGCGAGTTCGCGGCGCCCGAAGGGGCGACGCCGGGCGAGACGGAACCGCAGTAA
- a CDS encoding carbon-nitrogen hydrolase: MPDPFPIAIAQIAPRLGDLAANLGVYEAQLKAARGLGVDLVVFPELSLTGYFLKDMVSTVALRLDSREVGKLRALSRRTAFVAGLVEETPDFKFYNSAVYFEDGDIRHVHRKVYLPTYGLFDEGRYFARGDRIRTFPSKFGQLALLICEDMWHPSTVYVSALDHAVMVLCPSTSPLRGISDGCEQDDNARYWEGLNRTYAQMFSLFVVYANRVGFEDGVGFWGGSEIIDPSGQPLAKAHYYEPDLIVTTINLKRARQRRVVSPMLRDEDVDLTINELLRIRDRRTEAALIAARTPREATRRAARPARVRRTTR, translated from the coding sequence GTGCCTGATCCGTTCCCGATCGCCATCGCCCAAATCGCACCTCGGCTGGGTGACCTCGCTGCCAACCTCGGCGTGTACGAGGCGCAGCTCAAGGCGGCGCGCGGACTCGGCGTCGATCTGGTCGTCTTCCCCGAGTTGTCGCTCACCGGCTACTTTCTCAAGGACATGGTGTCGACGGTGGCGCTGCGGCTCGACAGCCGCGAGGTCGGCAAGCTGCGCGCGCTCAGCCGCCGCACCGCCTTCGTCGCCGGCTTGGTCGAGGAGACGCCTGACTTCAAGTTCTACAACAGCGCGGTCTACTTCGAAGACGGTGACATTCGCCACGTGCATCGCAAAGTCTATCTCCCGACGTACGGCCTGTTCGACGAAGGCCGCTACTTTGCCCGCGGTGACCGCATCCGGACCTTCCCTTCGAAGTTCGGCCAGCTCGCCCTACTGATCTGCGAGGACATGTGGCATCCGTCGACGGTGTACGTGAGCGCTCTCGATCACGCGGTCATGGTGTTGTGTCCCTCGACCAGTCCGCTGCGCGGCATCAGTGACGGTTGCGAGCAGGACGACAACGCTCGCTATTGGGAAGGCCTCAATCGCACCTACGCACAGATGTTTTCGCTCTTCGTCGTCTACGCCAACCGGGTCGGGTTCGAAGACGGCGTCGGCTTTTGGGGCGGCTCGGAGATCATCGATCCCAGTGGCCAGCCGCTGGCGAAAGCCCACTACTACGAGCCTGATCTGATTGTCACCACCATCAATCTCAAACGCGCGCGGCAGCGGCGGGTAGTATCACCGATGTTGCGCGACGAGGATGTCGACCTGACGATCAACGAGCTGCTGCGAATTCGCGACCGTCGTACCGAGGCCGCACTGATCGCGGCCCGCACGCCGCGCGAAGCCACTCGTCGTGCTGCCCGCCCGGCGCGGGTACGGAGGACCACGCGGTGA
- the nuoK gene encoding NADH-quinone oxidoreductase subunit NuoK, whose translation MGLTHYLIVSLLVFSLGLFCVLTRRNAIGVLMGVELVLNSANINYLAFARFSSGGYDGQVFAIFVIMLAAAEAAIGLAIVLGIYQTFQTIDLEATETLRG comes from the coding sequence ATCGGCTTGACCCACTACCTGATTGTCAGTCTGCTGGTGTTTTCGCTCGGCCTCTTCTGCGTGCTGACGCGGCGCAATGCGATCGGCGTGCTGATGGGCGTCGAATTGGTGCTGAATTCGGCGAACATCAACTACCTCGCCTTTGCGCGGTTCAGCTCGGGCGGGTACGACGGTCAGGTGTTCGCGATCTTCGTCATCATGCTAGCTGCAGCCGAGGCCGCCATCGGACTGGCCATCGTGCTCGGCATTTACCAGACGTTTCAAACCATCGACCTGGAGGCCACCGAGACCCTGCGCGGATAG
- a CDS encoding mechanosensitive ion channel, with amino-acid sequence MDLLNNWLAFVTSHPLLSAGAFVLGVLALAVVRPLLHRTRVRAHLDASLTLISVGFVFGALSALGGGSAGGVVFLDAYAVFVAAVAIGIVRTVLVLFVDFYMRERKGAAISTIFRDVASVITYFIIILLVLRYTLDINVTSLITTSAVLTAIVGLALQDVLGGVISGLVIEMESPFGRSDWIRVGAFEGQVVETGWRTTKIRTRVNEVITLPNTYLSREPVVNYSRPDPRYGDTLHFDAAYEATPDEVKRTVMAVLTEERAVLTDPAPEVRTLRFKDFAIEYAVRYWLDQFGELDRIRDRLTTSLWYALRRANVRIPFPARESYLVREQPVAKLDRGDAVATLAAVPLFAAVGADNLTTLATHARRLIFGRGERIVREGDPGDSFYVIEHGSVAVVIGGRDGIPERTIAELHTGNFFGEMSLLAGEARSATVVAQEDVAVLEVGRACFQKILIADPAVLEPISQIAARRLDEQREHRNSRQAMPAFDNDPAAQRLLERIKSFFRL; translated from the coding sequence ATGGATCTTCTCAACAACTGGCTCGCGTTCGTCACCTCGCATCCGTTGCTCAGCGCCGGGGCGTTTGTGCTCGGGGTGCTCGCGCTCGCGGTGGTGCGCCCGCTGCTTCACCGCACGCGCGTGCGCGCCCATCTCGACGCCTCGCTCACCCTCATCAGCGTGGGTTTCGTATTCGGAGCCTTGTCAGCATTGGGCGGCGGCAGTGCCGGCGGTGTGGTGTTCCTCGATGCCTACGCCGTGTTCGTCGCCGCCGTCGCCATCGGAATTGTGCGCACGGTGCTGGTGCTGTTCGTCGACTTCTACATGCGCGAGCGCAAGGGCGCGGCGATCTCGACGATCTTCCGCGATGTCGCCAGCGTCATCACGTACTTCATCATCATCTTGCTGGTGCTCCGCTACACGCTCGACATCAACGTCACCTCGCTGATCACCACGTCCGCGGTGTTGACCGCCATCGTCGGTCTCGCGCTGCAAGATGTTCTTGGTGGCGTGATCAGTGGTCTGGTGATCGAGATGGAGTCGCCGTTCGGCCGCTCCGATTGGATTCGCGTCGGTGCCTTCGAAGGGCAAGTCGTCGAGACCGGTTGGCGGACCACCAAGATCCGCACGCGCGTGAACGAAGTGATCACGCTGCCGAACACGTACCTGTCGCGCGAGCCGGTGGTGAATTATTCGCGTCCCGACCCGCGGTATGGGGATACGCTGCACTTCGACGCCGCGTACGAAGCCACGCCGGACGAGGTGAAGCGGACGGTGATGGCGGTGTTGACGGAAGAGCGAGCCGTGTTGACGGACCCGGCACCGGAAGTGCGCACGCTGCGCTTCAAAGATTTTGCGATCGAGTATGCGGTCCGCTACTGGCTCGACCAATTTGGCGAGCTCGATCGCATTCGCGACCGGCTTACCACCAGTCTGTGGTACGCGTTGCGGCGGGCTAACGTGCGCATCCCGTTCCCGGCGCGCGAGAGCTATCTCGTGCGCGAGCAACCGGTCGCCAAGCTCGACCGCGGCGATGCCGTTGCTACCCTGGCGGCGGTGCCGCTGTTTGCGGCCGTGGGCGCCGACAATCTGACAACCTTGGCCACGCACGCGCGGCGACTGATCTTCGGGCGCGGCGAGCGGATCGTGCGCGAAGGTGATCCGGGCGATTCGTTCTACGTCATCGAGCATGGCTCGGTGGCGGTGGTCATCGGCGGGCGCGATGGCATACCGGAACGCACGATTGCGGAACTGCACACCGGCAACTTCTTTGGTGAGATGTCGCTGCTGGCGGGTGAGGCTCGGTCTGCCACCGTGGTGGCGCAAGAGGACGTGGCGGTCCTCGAAGTCGGTCGCGCCTGCTTTCAGAAAATTCTGATCGCCGATCCCGCCGTGCTCGAACCGATCAGCCAGATCGCCGCGCGCCGCCTGGACGAGCAGCGCGAGCATCGCAATAGCCGACAAGCGATGCCTGCCTTCGACAACGACCCAGCTGCGCAGCGTCTGCTGGAACGCATCAAATCATTCTTTCGCCTTTGA
- a CDS encoding NADH-quinone oxidoreductase subunit M, translated as MANILTYMTFIPVAGMAVVLCLPNHRHNLIKWTAAIATVPPLLMAVWLFANFDRSQAGFQLMQRATWIEFGSFKAEYLIGVDGISVTMVLLTALLSFICIFASWGIDKAVKGYFALFLLLDAGMMGVFVALDFLLFFVFWEVMLLPMYFLIGIWGGPRREYAAIKFFLYTLVGSALMLLAILALYFYNDPHTLDMTKLIANNGTYSREFQTIAWLAFFVGFAIKIPAFPFHTWLPDAHVEAPTAISVILAGVLLKMGTYGILRVNFAILPLATADLAYYFLGALGTWNIVYGALCAMAQKDLKKLVAYSSISHMGYVMLGMASFTQLGINGAVLQMFNHGTVTAMLFLLVGVIYDRAHHRQIEGFGGLATTMPLYTGVTALAFFAAMGLPGLSAFISEVLVLLGAWQASPGLTVIAATAVVLTAGYMLWTMQRMYFGKVNEKYADLPEINGRELFTLIPLGVIVIILGVYPAPVLDLMTQSLQNLNEIVAHAVAVSG; from the coding sequence ATGGCGAATATTCTGACTTACATGACCTTCATCCCAGTCGCCGGTATGGCGGTCGTGCTGTGCTTGCCGAATCATCGGCACAACTTGATCAAGTGGACGGCGGCGATTGCCACGGTGCCGCCATTGCTGATGGCGGTCTGGCTGTTCGCCAACTTCGATCGTTCGCAGGCGGGCTTCCAACTCATGCAGCGCGCCACCTGGATCGAGTTCGGGTCGTTCAAGGCGGAGTATCTCATCGGCGTCGATGGCATCAGCGTCACCATGGTGTTGCTCACCGCGCTGCTCAGCTTCATTTGCATTTTCGCGTCGTGGGGGATCGACAAAGCGGTCAAAGGATACTTTGCGCTCTTCCTCCTGCTCGATGCGGGGATGATGGGGGTATTCGTCGCGCTCGACTTCCTGCTGTTCTTCGTCTTTTGGGAAGTCATGCTACTGCCGATGTACTTCCTCATCGGCATCTGGGGCGGCCCGCGACGCGAGTACGCCGCGATCAAATTCTTCCTCTACACGCTGGTGGGCAGCGCTCTGATGTTGCTGGCGATCCTGGCGTTGTACTTCTACAACGATCCGCACACGCTCGACATGACCAAGCTGATCGCCAACAACGGCACGTACAGCCGCGAGTTCCAGACCATCGCCTGGCTTGCGTTCTTCGTCGGCTTTGCGATCAAGATTCCGGCCTTCCCGTTCCACACCTGGTTGCCTGACGCGCACGTCGAGGCGCCGACGGCGATTTCGGTCATTCTCGCCGGCGTGCTGCTGAAGATGGGCACCTATGGCATCCTGCGCGTCAACTTTGCGATTTTGCCGCTCGCCACTGCCGACCTTGCGTACTACTTCCTCGGCGCGCTTGGGACTTGGAACATCGTCTACGGCGCGCTCTGCGCGATGGCGCAGAAGGACCTCAAGAAGCTGGTCGCCTACTCCAGCATCAGCCACATGGGCTACGTGATGCTGGGCATGGCCTCGTTCACGCAGCTCGGCATCAACGGCGCGGTGCTCCAAATGTTCAACCACGGCACGGTCACCGCCATGCTCTTCTTGCTCGTCGGCGTGATCTACGACCGCGCGCATCATCGGCAGATCGAAGGCTTCGGCGGGCTGGCGACGACGATGCCGCTGTACACCGGCGTCACCGCGCTGGCGTTCTTCGCCGCGATGGGGTTGCCGGGTCTCTCGGCGTTCATCTCCGAAGTGCTGGTGCTCCTCGGTGCCTGGCAAGCGTCGCCAGGGCTGACGGTGATCGCCGCGACCGCGGTGGTGCTGACGGCGGGCTACATGCTGTGGACGATGCAGCGCATGTACTTCGGTAAGGTGAACGAGAAGTACGCCGATTTGCCGGAGATCAACGGACGTGAATTGTTCACGCTCATCCCGCTGGGCGTCATCGTGATCATCCTGGGCGTCTATCCCGCCCCCGTGCTCGATCTGATGACCCAATCGTTGCAGAACCTCAACGAGATCGTTGCGCACGCCGTAGCGGTGAGCGGGTGA
- a CDS encoding NADH-quinone oxidoreductase subunit J, which produces MRTMSALVFYLIAAITVGSAVGVAFSRNIVYSAFALMGTFMGAAGLFVMLGADFIAVVQVLVYVGGILVLMLFAVMLTHRIADVRVSNRSVGTLPALVILSGIGAVMAKAILGGGWHTVEAGTPQPTTYAIGDGFLTTYLLPFELASMVLLAALIGAVVLSRKELKVD; this is translated from the coding sequence ATTCGCACGATGAGCGCGTTGGTCTTCTATCTGATTGCCGCCATCACCGTCGGCTCTGCCGTCGGCGTTGCTTTTTCGCGCAACATTGTTTACTCGGCCTTCGCCCTCATGGGTACGTTCATGGGGGCCGCGGGCTTGTTCGTGATGCTCGGGGCCGATTTCATCGCGGTGGTGCAGGTGCTGGTCTACGTCGGGGGAATCTTGGTGCTGATGCTGTTCGCCGTGATGCTGACGCATCGGATCGCCGACGTGCGGGTCTCGAATCGCTCGGTCGGTACGCTGCCGGCGCTCGTCATCCTAAGCGGGATCGGCGCAGTGATGGCCAAGGCGATCCTCGGCGGTGGGTGGCATACGGTCGAAGCCGGCACACCGCAGCCGACTACCTACGCCATCGGCGATGGATTTCTCACCACCTACTTGCTGCCGTTCGAACTGGCGTCGATGGTGTTGCTCGCGGCCTTGATCGGGGCCGTAGTGCTGTCGCGCAAAGAACTTAAAGTCGACTGA